Proteins from a single region of Corylus avellana chromosome ca11, CavTom2PMs-1.0:
- the LOC132166768 gene encoding uncharacterized protein LOC132166768, whose protein sequence is MLSSDEGEIDVFFDSVDHLSSEELVVDKEELNYVNLEYGIWMNEPLSVKERRDSFLRGMGLAEAASSKICAEENGSSEMVGLERVTECSGAVSSSSISSTNYAEENLVCCGRDRGNLANAMFDELEGKQEVKQKVALNGEHTLLSSSSQECVESDAHAHARAQEYKNLDVGKRKLKSWLKRFVNKTKRRGDTFAAEVSKPNSEMPAINRMKVRQNKKGYAELTALYSGQEIRAHKGLIWTMKFSPDGQYLASGGEDGVVRIWRVTSADPSTNYPAVEDNFCTKMKGGKSTFGGKRTKHASIVIPAKVLHIEESPLQEFHGHSSGVLDLSWSNSNCLLSSSKDKTVCLWQVGCEQCLNVFRHNDYVTCIQFNPVDENYFISGSIDGKVRIWGVSEKRVVDWADVRDVITAICYQPDGNGFIVGSTTGTCRFYDTSGKHLKLNAKIHIQARKKTSANKITGIQFSQEISQRVMITSEDSKLRIFDGIDIVHKFRGFPKSGSQMSGSFTSSGKHIISIGEDSRVYVWNYNGSCIPLSRHTKSVHSCEHFFSEGATVAIPWSGMETGPTGSWRASPEYCSQAWDHGEADSWITDSERFSLSNWFSMDGSCRGSATWPEEKLPLWDVPVSQNVPHYQYHQQQNCNNAHKQTAISDTWGLVIVTAGWDGTIRTFHNYGLPIRL, encoded by the exons ATGCTGAGCTCTGATGAGGGAGAAATTGATGTATTCTTTGACTCGGTGGATCACTTGTCGTCTGAAGAGTTAGTTGTAGATAAAGAAGAGTTAAATTATGTAAATTTAGAGTATGGTATTTGGATGAATGAGCCACTAAGTGTTAAGGAAAGGCGAGATAGTTTTTTACGTGGAATGGGTTTAGCTGAAGCTGCTTCTTCTAAGATTTGTGCTGAGGAGAATGGCTCATCAGAGATGGTGGGATTGGAGAGAGTTACAGAATGCAGTGGAGCGGTCTCAAGCTCTAGCATTTCGTCTACCAATTACGCAGAGGAAAATTTGGTTTGTTGTGGAAGAGATAGAGGCAATCTAGCAAATGCCATGTTTGATGAATTGGAAGGAAAACAAGAGGTCAAACAGAAGGTAGCTCTCAATGGGGAGCATACTTTGCTTTCAAGCTCTTCTCAAGAATGTGTAGAGAGTGATGCTCATGCACATGCTCGTGCACAAGAATATAAGAACTTAGATGTGGGTAAAAGGAAATTGAAAAGTTGGTTAAAACGGTTTGTGAACAAGACAAAGAGAAGAGGAGATACATTTGCAGCTGAGGTATCAAAACCAAATTCGGAAATGCCTGCGATAAATAGAATGAAGGTGAGGCAGAACAAGAAGGGGTACGCGGAGCTTACTGCTCTTTACAGTGGGCAAGAGATTCGTGCACACAAGGGCTTAATTTGGACAATGAAGTTTAGTCCAGATGGCCAGTATCTAGCAAGTGGTGGTGAAGATGGGGTTGTACGTATTTGGCGTGTTACATCAGCAGATCCCTCTACTAATTATCCAGCAGTTGAAGACAATTTTTGTACAAAAATGAAAGGAGGCAAGTCCACTTTTGGGGGAAAGAGGACAAAACATGCCTCAATTGTCATTCCTGCAAAGGTTCTTCACATTGAAGAATCGCCACTGCAAGAATTTCATGGCCATTCGAGTGGTGTGTTGGACTTGTCTTGGTCCAATTCGAAT TGTCTTCTTTCATCATCCAAGGATAAAACTGTTTGTTTGTGGCAAGTGGGTTGCGAACAATGTTTAAATGTTTTCCGACACAATGATTACG TGACTTGCATTCAGTTCAATCCAGTTGATGAAAATTACTTCATCAGTGGCTCCATAGATGGAAAAGTTCGAATTTGGGGAGTGTCTGAGAAGCGAGTTGTTGACTGGGCTGATGTGCGAGATGTAATAACTGCTATATGTTACCAGCCAGATGGGAAT GGGTTCATTGTTGGTTCTACTACAGGCACTTGCCGTTTCTATGACACATCAG GGAAACATCTTAAACTCAATGCAAAGATACATATTCAGGCTAGAAAGAAAACTTCTGCCAATAAAATAACTGGCATTCAG TTTTCCCAGGAAATATCTCAAAGAGTTATGATAACATCAGAAGACTCCAAACTTCGTATATTTGATGGGATTGATATCGTCCATAAATTTAGAG GTTTTCCAAAGTCAGGAAGCCAGATGTCAGGTTCATTTACTTCAAGTGGGAAACATATAATCTCAATCGGAGAGGACTCACGTGTTTATGTCTGGAACTATAATGGTTCGTGCATCCCATTGTCAAGACACACAAAATCTGTGCATTCCTGTGAGCATTTCTTCTCTGAAGGTGCAACTGTTGCAATACCTTGGTCAGGCATGGAAACAGGACCAACGGGCTCATGGAGAGCTAGTCCTGAGTATTGCTCACAAGCATGGGACCATGGAGAGGCCGATTCTTGGATCACGGATTCGGAACGTTTTTCTCTCAGTAATTGGTTCTCTATGGATGGCTCATGCAGGGGCTCTGCAACTTGGCCGGAGGAGAAACTTCCTCTGTGGGATGTACCAGTTTCACAAAATGTACCTCATTATCAGTACCATCAGCAACAGAACTGCAATAATGCCCACAAACAAACAGCAATATCAGACACATGGGGGCTCGTGATTGTGACAGCTGGATGGGATGGAACAATCAGAACATTCCACAACTATGGATTGCCCATCAGGCTTTAG
- the LOC132165637 gene encoding uridylate kinase PUMPKIN, chloroplastic — protein sequence MAISTSFVPVLSSIAISSSSASSSSWSSTFSSLSLFKPHYHGWLVGNPSSNGRLVIQCSSSGMAPTPDPMNVRQHQMSSMAPFGVTMNEVGMSKPSYKWQRVLLKVSGEALAGDHMQNIDPKVTMSIAREVAAVTRLGIEVAIVVGGGNIFRGSSWAGSSGLDRSSADYIGMLATVMNAIFLQATMESIGIPTRVQTAFRMSEVAEPYIRRRAVRHLEKGRVVIFAAGTGNPFFTTDTAAALRCAEINAEVVLKATNVDGVYDDDPRRNPNARLLDSLTYADVTSKDLSVMDMTAITLCEENNIPVVVFNLSKPGNISRAIKGESIGTVIGGTRNSPVART from the exons ATGGCAATCTCCACCTCCTTCGTTCCCGTTCTTTCTTCCATTGCCATCTCTTCCTCATCTGCGTCTTCATCGTCTTGGTCATCTACTTTCTCATCTCTGAGCCTTTTCAAGCCCCATTACCACGGTTGGCTAGTGGGTAATCCGAGCTCTAACGGACGGTTGGTGATTCAATGTTCTTCTTCTGGAATGGCTCCTACACCTGACCCCATGAACGTGAG GCAGCATCAGATGTCATCTATGGCACCCTTTGGAGTGACAATGAATGAAGTTGGCATGTCCAAACCATCATATAAATGGCAAAGGGTGTTGCTTAAAGTAAGTGGAGAAGCACTTGCAGGAGATCACATGCAAAATATAGACCCAAAG GTTACAATGTCCATTGCGAGGGAGGTTGCAGCTGTGACACGTCTTGGCATTGAG GTTGCAATAGTCGTTGGTGGGGGAAATATCTTCCGTGGATCCTCATGGGCAGGAAGTAGTGGCCTTGACCGCTCGTCTGCTGATTACATCGG gatgTTGGCGACCGTTATGAATGCTATATTTCTTCAAGCAACAATGGAGAGTATCGGGATCCCTACTCGGGTACAGACTGCATTTCGCATGTCTGAGGTTGCAGAGCCATATATACGCCGAAGAGCTGTGAGGCATTTAGAAAAAGGCAGGGTTGTGATTTTTGCAGCTGGAACTGGAAATCCATTCTTCACCACAGACACTGCTGCAGCCCTTCGCTGTGCGGAAA TTAATGCAGAGGTTGTGCTGAAAGCTACCAATGTTGATGGGGTCTACGATGATGACCCAAGGCGTAACCCAAATGCTCGTCTTCTTGATAGTCTAACTTACGCTGACGTGACTTCGAAAGATCTTTCAGTGATGGACATGACGGCAATCACTTTGTGCGAGGAAAACAACATTCCAG TTGTTGTCTTCAATCTAAGCAAACCAGGTAACATCTCCAGAGCCATAAAGGGAGAGAGTATTGGCACAGTGATCGGAGGGACACGGAATTCGCCGGTGGCGAGGACATGA